In Vigna unguiculata cultivar IT97K-499-35 chromosome 3, ASM411807v1, whole genome shotgun sequence, a single genomic region encodes these proteins:
- the LOC114178039 gene encoding 40S ribosomal protein S15-4 — MADVEVDVAAAGQPKKRTFKKFSFRGVDLDALLDMSTDELVKLFSARARRRFQRGLTRKPMALIKKLRKAKREAPAGEKPEPVRTHLRNMIIVPEMIGSIIGVYNGKTFNQVEIKPEMIGHYLAEFSISYKPVKHGRPGIGATHSSRFIPLK, encoded by the exons ATG GCAGACGTTGAGGTCGATGTCGCTGCAGCGGGGCAGCCCAAGAAGAGAACATTCAAGAAGTTCAGTTTCAGAGGTGTGGATCTCGATGCGCTTCTTGATATGTCCACAGATGAACTTGTGAAGCTTTTCAGTGCTCGTGCTCGCAGAAGGTTCCAGAGAGGTCTAACCAGAAAGCCCATGGCCTTAATCAAGAAGCTTCGCAAAGCG AAAAGGGAAGCTCCAGCAGGTGAGAAGCCAGAACCAGTGCGCACCCACCTCCGGAACATGATCATTGTGCCTGAGATGATTGGTAGCATCATTGGAGTTTACAATGGCAAGACCTTTAACCAGGTTGAAATCAAACCTGAGATGATTGGGCATTATTTAGCCGAGTTTTCTATCTCATACAAGCCCGTTAAGCACGGGAGACCTGGTATTGGTGCTACTCACTCATCCAGGTTTATTCCTCTCAAGTGA